In Maridesulfovibrio sp., a single genomic region encodes these proteins:
- the speA gene encoding biosynthetic arginine decarboxylase, with protein sequence MTPILERWTAEKSTELYGVREWGAGFFGVSEEGDLLVTANPGCFENSVSIPEIIAGVQERGLDMPVLLRIENILDTQISLLNECFLSAIGKLDYRGAYLGAYPIKVNQQQQVVEAVTRHGEKYHHGLEAGSKAELIAAMGMCRDTKSVLICNGYKDEEFIDLGLYATQLGFQCVLVVEMPGELPLIIERARAKGIRPILGVRVKLSSHAAGLWAESGGDRSIFGLNATQIIDVIDKLKQADMLDCLQLLHYHLGSQIPNIREIRSAVAEASRVYAGLVGEGANMRYIDLGGGLAVDYDGTQTNFMSSRNYSLDEYCIDVVEGVMTVLDEQDVPHPTIVTESGRALVAYYSMLLFNVLDTARFEPDPLPAEFPEDTNIHILHLFDALKSLNLRNIQESFNDALYYRDEVRQAFSGGKISFRERAMGENVFWEIVRRINVLIKDLPSLPQELEGIGHAVSDIYYCNFSVFQSLPDAWAIGQLFPIMPVHRLNEKPGREGILADITCDCDGKIDRFIDSQGVKRTMPLHDLKEDGEYYLGAFLVGAYQETLGDLHNLLGDTNIVTVKIKENGEFDFVGEMEGDTVEDILSYVEYDTKYLLTRFRETAESAVRKKLITPVQRREILQAYKNGLQGYTYFER encoded by the coding sequence GTGACCCCGATACTGGAAAGGTGGACTGCTGAAAAGTCCACAGAACTCTACGGCGTCCGAGAATGGGGCGCCGGCTTTTTCGGTGTGTCCGAAGAAGGCGATCTTCTGGTTACAGCCAACCCCGGCTGTTTTGAAAATTCGGTCAGCATCCCTGAAATCATCGCAGGTGTACAGGAACGCGGACTCGACATGCCGGTCCTTCTTCGCATCGAGAATATCCTCGATACCCAAATCTCACTTTTAAACGAATGTTTTCTGTCGGCGATCGGTAAGCTTGACTACCGCGGCGCCTATCTCGGCGCATACCCGATCAAGGTCAACCAGCAGCAGCAGGTTGTGGAAGCGGTGACCAGGCACGGAGAAAAGTATCACCATGGTCTGGAAGCAGGCAGCAAGGCCGAACTCATCGCCGCCATGGGCATGTGCCGCGACACAAAATCCGTGCTTATCTGCAACGGATACAAGGACGAGGAATTCATCGATCTGGGGCTCTATGCCACCCAGCTCGGATTCCAGTGCGTTCTAGTGGTCGAAATGCCCGGAGAACTTCCGCTTATTATCGAACGGGCACGGGCAAAGGGAATCAGGCCGATTCTCGGTGTCCGGGTCAAACTTTCGTCCCATGCAGCCGGGCTCTGGGCCGAATCGGGCGGGGACCGCTCCATTTTCGGACTCAACGCCACCCAGATCATAGACGTCATCGACAAGCTCAAACAGGCGGACATGCTCGACTGCCTGCAACTGCTGCACTACCACCTCGGCTCGCAGATTCCCAACATCCGCGAAATACGCAGCGCGGTAGCAGAAGCCAGCCGCGTATACGCCGGGCTGGTGGGCGAAGGCGCGAACATGCGTTACATCGACCTCGGAGGCGGGCTGGCCGTTGACTATGACGGAACCCAGACCAACTTCATGAGCAGCCGCAACTACTCGCTGGACGAGTACTGCATCGACGTGGTTGAAGGAGTCATGACCGTTCTCGATGAACAGGACGTTCCGCATCCGACCATTGTGACCGAATCCGGAAGGGCGCTGGTAGCATACTACTCCATGCTGCTCTTCAACGTGCTGGATACGGCCCGCTTTGAACCGGACCCGCTGCCCGCTGAGTTTCCAGAGGACACGAACATCCACATCCTGCACCTGTTCGACGCTCTTAAATCACTCAACCTGCGCAATATACAGGAGAGTTTCAACGATGCCCTCTACTATCGCGATGAAGTCCGTCAGGCCTTCAGCGGCGGCAAGATATCCTTCAGGGAACGGGCCATGGGCGAAAACGTCTTCTGGGAAATAGTGCGCAGAATCAATGTGCTGATCAAGGACCTGCCCAGCCTTCCGCAGGAACTGGAAGGAATCGGGCATGCTGTTTCGGATATATATTATTGTAACTTCAGTGTGTTCCAGTCACTGCCGGACGCCTGGGCCATCGGCCAGCTTTTCCCGATCATGCCTGTTCACAGGCTGAACGAGAAGCCCGGCCGGGAAGGAATACTGGCGGACATAACCTGTGACTGCGACGGCAAGATAGACCGTTTTATCGACAGCCAGGGAGTTAAACGAACCATGCCCCTGCATGATCTCAAGGAAGACGGGGAGTACTACCTCGGCGCCTTTCTCGTGGGAGCATATCAGGAAACTCTCGGCGACCTGCACAACCTCCTCGGCGATACGAACATCGTCACGGTGAAAATCAAGGAGAACGGGGAATTTGACTTTGTTGGCGAAATGGAAGGCGACACGGTGGAGGATATACTTTCCTACGTGGAATATGATACCAAGTATCTGCTGACCAGGTTCAGGGAGACCGCCGAAAGCGCGGTCCGCAAGAAGCTGATCACCCCCGTTCAGCGCAGGGAAATCCTTCAGGCATACAAGAACGGCCTGCAGGGATACACTTACTTTGAAAGATAA
- a CDS encoding DUF5714 domain-containing protein — translation MPFDIAEWTRIVHNDQPVYLRAESPDWFVPTPAGDEILCRIANSPDSSLSMEDRRFLLRLPDADEKTYPGRAELLKTETLRELWFHLTDNCNMSCSHCLFSSSPQAKRELPTARVLELAKQAAELGCRLFALTGGEPLVHKGTPQIITELQKIEGCHVAVLTNGLAVRKVFAQSGYDFDRLHLQISVDGIGQSHDRIRGAGMFEAVRDSLGWLASQGIPFTISMCVTRDNFREMRDVVKFAAETGASNVHFMWYFVRGRGEPEQFVSPEEIYPHLLKAKDAGERLGVTVDNIEAVKDMIFSPCGTVHDGSTAGWESLAVGPDGKLYPSAAMVGMEDLATPVPQTLEKAWKQSPVLDQLRSASCTSMQSPFRFFHGGGDTDHSYMRNSTFIGDDPYLKLHELTALQLITEKAAQSRKHDSARLLLKMGDRLDKCHGHGPVSLTHTNCLLAVAGKDSLSIVKDFYTEAAETAKEDILNPACYDPGIMQHIPEEFRFRGYGCGSPVMDADIGSGEHVVDLGSGRGIECFIAAKMTGSKGKVTGVDMLDPMLEHARKGQKAVAEKLGFDNMEFRKGYLEELPLEDDCADLLLSNCVLNLSADKRRTFAEMFRVLKPGGRLTVSDVVCETEPGPEIRNDDTLHGECIAGAQTQKNLVGLLEEAGFGSISIIKRFPYRTVAGHDFFSLTFRAFKPVEEDTVKAVFRGPLETAVMSGGKMLIPGTIAELAKNEADLLGDQIFIIGSDGAVENVDIGVSCCPTPAAFDAQEKPHAPGPGRTNARKGMSALKNTSDCMVCGAPINYLTRYRKMTCVFCGREFEANAHCANGHFVCDACHSEDGMEVMPHLLKNSTEKDMIALLKKIRSHPAIPMHGPEHHALVPGIIVTAYRNSGGDVDDSVIDTAISRGAKIAGGFCGFMGVCGAAIGVGAAMSAIMEATPYTAEKRSVVQKGTLEALQDISALEAARCCQRDSWLALRAAARISQEVLGLRLKADEPILCDQMKTNKECMGRNCPVIRNNNTDNGAHVLRASDRMADSAKKV, via the coding sequence TTGCCCTTTGATATCGCCGAATGGACCCGTATCGTCCACAACGACCAGCCTGTCTACCTGAGAGCCGAATCTCCCGACTGGTTTGTGCCCACCCCCGCCGGGGATGAAATCCTGTGCCGGATCGCAAACAGCCCTGACAGCAGCCTTTCGATGGAAGACAGACGTTTTCTGCTGCGCCTGCCCGATGCGGACGAAAAGACATATCCGGGACGGGCAGAACTGCTGAAAACCGAAACCCTGCGCGAACTGTGGTTCCACCTAACCGACAACTGCAACATGAGTTGCAGCCACTGCCTTTTTTCTTCCTCCCCGCAGGCAAAAAGGGAACTTCCCACCGCCCGCGTTCTTGAACTGGCAAAACAGGCTGCGGAACTTGGATGCAGACTTTTCGCCCTTACGGGCGGGGAACCGCTGGTCCACAAAGGCACTCCTCAAATCATCACCGAACTGCAAAAAATTGAAGGCTGCCACGTAGCCGTGCTGACCAACGGACTGGCCGTGCGTAAGGTCTTTGCGCAGAGCGGATACGATTTCGACAGGCTGCATCTGCAGATCAGTGTAGACGGCATAGGACAATCCCATGACCGGATCAGGGGCGCGGGAATGTTTGAAGCAGTCAGGGACTCACTGGGCTGGCTTGCATCACAGGGTATCCCCTTCACCATCTCCATGTGTGTTACCAGGGATAATTTCAGGGAGATGCGGGACGTTGTCAAATTCGCAGCTGAAACAGGAGCCTCTAATGTCCACTTCATGTGGTATTTCGTGCGCGGCCGAGGCGAGCCGGAACAGTTCGTCAGCCCGGAGGAAATCTACCCGCACCTTCTGAAGGCAAAAGATGCCGGGGAAAGGCTCGGCGTCACCGTGGATAACATTGAAGCAGTCAAGGACATGATATTTTCGCCCTGCGGAACAGTCCATGACGGGTCCACTGCCGGATGGGAATCACTGGCGGTCGGCCCGGATGGAAAGCTTTATCCTTCCGCAGCCATGGTCGGCATGGAGGATCTGGCCACCCCTGTTCCGCAAACACTGGAAAAGGCGTGGAAACAGAGCCCGGTGCTTGATCAGCTGCGGTCCGCAAGCTGCACTTCCATGCAGAGCCCCTTCAGATTTTTCCACGGAGGCGGCGACACCGACCACAGCTACATGCGCAATTCGACTTTTATCGGCGATGATCCGTATCTTAAGCTCCACGAATTGACCGCGCTGCAGCTGATTACGGAAAAAGCCGCGCAATCGCGCAAGCACGATTCAGCCCGTCTGCTGCTCAAGATGGGAGACAGGCTGGATAAATGCCACGGCCACGGCCCGGTATCCCTGACCCACACCAACTGTCTGCTGGCCGTTGCCGGGAAGGACAGCCTGTCCATTGTAAAGGACTTTTACACCGAAGCCGCTGAAACCGCCAAAGAGGATATCCTTAATCCGGCCTGCTACGATCCGGGGATCATGCAGCACATCCCGGAGGAATTCCGCTTTCGCGGCTACGGATGCGGCTCCCCGGTCATGGATGCGGATATCGGCTCCGGCGAACATGTCGTGGACCTCGGCAGCGGACGCGGAATAGAATGTTTCATTGCCGCTAAAATGACCGGATCTAAGGGCAAAGTCACCGGTGTGGACATGCTTGATCCCATGCTCGAACACGCCCGCAAGGGACAAAAGGCGGTGGCGGAAAAGCTCGGATTCGACAACATGGAGTTCCGCAAGGGTTATCTGGAAGAGCTTCCGCTGGAAGACGACTGCGCCGATCTGCTCCTTTCCAACTGCGTGCTCAACCTTTCCGCGGACAAACGCAGGACCTTCGCTGAAATGTTCCGCGTGCTCAAGCCCGGCGGCAGACTGACCGTATCCGACGTGGTCTGCGAAACCGAACCGGGCCCGGAAATACGCAATGACGACACCCTGCACGGGGAGTGCATAGCCGGAGCCCAGACCCAGAAAAACCTTGTCGGGCTGCTCGAAGAGGCCGGATTCGGATCAATCTCCATCATTAAAAGGTTCCCCTACCGCACGGTGGCCGGGCACGACTTTTTTTCGCTCACTTTCCGGGCTTTCAAACCGGTTGAAGAAGATACCGTAAAAGCCGTGTTCCGGGGTCCGCTTGAAACCGCAGTGATGTCCGGCGGGAAAATGCTCATTCCCGGTACCATAGCCGAACTTGCCAAAAACGAAGCCGACCTGCTGGGAGATCAGATTTTCATCATCGGCAGTGACGGCGCAGTGGAAAATGTCGATATCGGCGTATCCTGCTGCCCGACACCGGCTGCCTTTGATGCGCAGGAAAAACCGCATGCACCGGGCCCCGGAAGAACAAATGCGCGCAAGGGTATGTCCGCGTTGAAAAACACCTCGGACTGCATGGTCTGCGGCGCGCCCATCAACTACCTCACCCGGTACAGAAAAATGACCTGTGTATTCTGCGGGCGTGAGTTTGAAGCCAACGCCCACTGTGCCAACGGTCATTTCGTCTGCGATGCCTGCCACAGCGAAGACGGCATGGAGGTCATGCCGCACCTGCTTAAAAACAGCACGGAAAAGGACATGATCGCCCTGCTGAAGAAAATACGCAGCCATCCGGCCATCCCGATGCACGGACCGGAACACCACGCGCTGGTGCCGGGAATCATCGTTACGGCCTACCGCAACAGCGGCGGCGATGTTGACGACAGCGTCATCGACACGGCCATCTCCCGCGGGGCTAAAATAGCGGGTGGTTTCTGCGGATTCATGGGGGTCTGCGGCGCGGCTATAGGTGTGGGCGCGGCAATGAGCGCCATTATGGAGGCAACACCCTATACCGCGGAAAAAAGATCCGTGGTTCAAAAGGGAACCCTTGAGGCTCTACAGGATATTTCCGCACTGGAAGCGGCCCGCTGCTGCCAGCGGGATTCATGGCTGGCCCTTAGAGCCGCCGCACGGATATCACAGGAAGTGTTGGGCTTGCGCCTGAAGGCTGATGAGCCTATACTGTGTGATCAAATGAAAACAAACAAGGAATGCATGGGCCGCAACTGCCCTGTAATCAGAAACAACAATACAGATAATGGGGCTCACGTTCTCCGGGCATCGGACCGTATGGCTGATTCCGCAAAAAAAGTTTGA
- a CDS encoding saccharopine dehydrogenase family protein: protein MSKVLIIGAGGVGSVGVHKCAQLPEVFTEIHLASRTKEKCDAIAASVKERTGVDVPTYKIDADNVRETVELLNRIKPDLLVNLALPYQDLSLMDACLEVGVNYLDTANYEPPEEAKFEYKWQWAYQDKFKEAGLMALLGSGFDPGVTNVFAAHAMKHHFDEIHELDIIDCNAGDHGQAFATNFNPEINIREITQRGRYWERGEWVETDPLSWSMDYSFPEGIGKKKCYLMYHEELESLAINIKGLKRARFWMTFSEQYLTHLKVLENIGMTSIEPIDYNGQKIQPLQFLKAVLPEPGSLGPLTKGRTCIGNVMKGLKDGKEKKLYVYNICSHEDAYKEVGSQAISYTTGVPAMIGAMMMVTGKWSGKGVFNMEQFDPDPFMDALNAHGLPWNEMVL from the coding sequence ATGTCCAAAGTTCTGATCATAGGTGCCGGAGGAGTCGGAAGCGTAGGAGTGCACAAGTGCGCCCAGCTTCCCGAAGTGTTCACTGAAATACACCTGGCCAGCCGCACGAAGGAAAAATGCGACGCCATTGCCGCATCCGTAAAGGAACGCACCGGCGTCGATGTACCCACATATAAAATTGATGCCGACAACGTCCGCGAAACCGTGGAACTCCTGAACAGGATCAAACCCGACCTGCTGGTCAACCTGGCCCTTCCCTATCAGGATCTTTCGCTCATGGACGCCTGTCTCGAAGTCGGCGTGAACTATCTCGACACCGCCAACTACGAACCGCCGGAAGAAGCCAAGTTCGAATACAAATGGCAGTGGGCCTATCAGGATAAATTCAAGGAAGCAGGACTCATGGCCCTGCTCGGTTCCGGTTTCGATCCGGGCGTGACCAACGTGTTCGCCGCCCACGCCATGAAGCACCACTTCGATGAAATACACGAACTGGACATCATCGACTGCAATGCCGGTGACCACGGACAGGCCTTCGCCACCAACTTCAACCCGGAAATCAACATCCGTGAAATAACCCAGCGCGGCCGTTACTGGGAACGCGGGGAATGGGTGGAAACCGATCCCCTGTCATGGTCCATGGACTACAGCTTCCCCGAAGGCATCGGCAAAAAAAAATGCTACCTCATGTACCACGAGGAGCTTGAATCCCTGGCGATCAACATCAAGGGACTCAAACGCGCCCGGTTCTGGATGACCTTTTCCGAGCAGTACCTCACCCACCTGAAGGTGCTTGAAAATATCGGCATGACCTCCATTGAACCGATCGACTACAACGGGCAGAAAATTCAGCCCCTGCAGTTCCTCAAGGCCGTGCTGCCCGAACCCGGCTCCCTCGGTCCGCTGACCAAGGGCCGCACCTGCATCGGCAACGTCATGAAGGGCCTGAAGGATGGCAAGGAAAAGAAACTTTACGTCTACAACATCTGCAGCCATGAAGATGCCTATAAGGAAGTCGGTTCCCAGGCCATCTCCTACACCACCGGAGTTCCGGCCATGATCGGAGCCATGATGATGGTCACCGGCAAATGGTCCGGCAAGGGAGTGTTCAACATGGAACAGTTCGATCCCGACCCGTTCATGGACGCCCTTAATGCCCACGGACTGCCCTGGAACGAAATGGTACTGTAG
- the rplU gene encoding 50S ribosomal protein L21, translating into MYAIIETGGKQFRVEEGLELNVQKMDAEAGTKVDLDKILLIGEGEDVKIGAPYVDGAKVSCSVVEHGRDKKIIVFKKRRRKDSQVKQGHRQDYTRIKVEAIQA; encoded by the coding sequence ATGTATGCAATAATTGAGACTGGCGGCAAGCAGTTCCGCGTTGAAGAAGGTCTGGAACTCAATGTCCAGAAAATGGACGCTGAAGCAGGCACCAAAGTCGATCTGGATAAAATTCTTCTCATCGGTGAAGGCGAAGACGTTAAAATCGGCGCTCCTTATGTAGACGGCGCTAAAGTTTCCTGCTCCGTTGTTGAACACGGACGTGACAAAAAGATCATCGTGTTCAAGAAAAGACGCAGGAAAGACTCTCAGGTAAAACAGGGTCATCGTCAGGACTACACCAGAATCAAGGTTGAAGCCATCCAGGCTTAA
- the nspC gene encoding carboxynorspermidine decarboxylase gives MKKDEYGFNPFEVRTPCFIVDEDLLGRNLGVLASVRERAGCSILLALKCFAAFSTFPQLAAGLDGVCASSPHEAKLGREEFGKEVHTFAAAFSDSDIAELCETSDHIVFNSFAQLDRFRPVIRDYTHRTGREIEIALRINPEHSEGAVPIYDPCSPGSRLGIRRAHFNSDNLDGVTGLHWHNLCEQDADCLERTVAAVEKNFSDVLPRMRYVNFGGGHHITRPGYDLDLLVRIITRFKEKWDVEVYLEPGEAVALNSGFLVASVLDVTMADMPLVIMDSAVPCHMPDVIEMPYRPHIVGSAEAGVKPWTCRIGGPSCLAGDVAGEYSFDSPLKAGDRIVFTDMAIYSMVKTNTFNGIQLPSIALHNSKDGTRVVREFGYEDFRNRLS, from the coding sequence GTGAAGAAGGACGAATACGGCTTCAACCCCTTTGAAGTCAGAACACCGTGTTTCATAGTGGACGAGGACCTTCTGGGCAGAAACCTGGGGGTCCTCGCCTCGGTAAGAGAGCGGGCGGGATGTTCCATTCTGCTCGCCCTCAAGTGTTTCGCCGCGTTCAGCACCTTTCCGCAACTGGCCGCAGGGCTGGACGGGGTCTGCGCAAGCTCCCCCCATGAAGCGAAACTCGGACGCGAGGAATTCGGCAAAGAGGTCCATACCTTTGCAGCCGCCTTCTCGGACTCCGACATTGCCGAACTGTGCGAAACAAGCGACCACATAGTCTTCAATTCCTTTGCCCAGCTGGACAGGTTCCGTCCGGTCATCCGCGACTACACACACAGGACCGGACGGGAAATAGAAATAGCCCTGCGCATAAATCCGGAACACTCCGAAGGCGCGGTGCCCATCTACGATCCCTGCTCGCCGGGGTCAAGGCTCGGCATCCGCAGAGCCCATTTCAATTCCGATAATCTGGACGGTGTAACAGGTCTGCACTGGCACAATCTCTGCGAACAGGACGCCGACTGTCTGGAACGCACCGTAGCCGCCGTGGAAAAGAATTTTTCGGACGTGCTGCCGCGCATGCGTTACGTCAATTTCGGAGGCGGGCACCACATCACCCGGCCCGGATACGACCTTGATCTCCTCGTAAGGATCATCACCCGTTTCAAAGAAAAATGGGATGTTGAAGTCTATCTGGAGCCCGGCGAAGCAGTAGCCCTGAACAGCGGTTTCCTCGTGGCCTCGGTCCTCGATGTAACCATGGCGGACATGCCGCTGGTCATCATGGATTCCGCAGTGCCCTGCCACATGCCCGACGTTATTGAAATGCCCTACAGGCCGCACATTGTCGGCTCGGCGGAAGCGGGTGTAAAACCATGGACCTGCCGCATAGGCGGCCCCTCCTGTCTGGCCGGGGACGTTGCCGGAGAATATTCCTTCGACTCCCCGCTCAAAGCCGGGGATCGCATAGTATTCACCGACATGGCGATCTATTCCATGGTCAAAACCAATACATTCAACGGCATCCAGCTGCCCTCCATAGCCCTGCACAATTCAAAAGACGGCACCCGTGTTGTCCGTGAATTCGGCTACGAGGATTTCAGGAATCGTTTGTCTTGA
- the speB gene encoding agmatinase, producing MNNHFLAGEIPNCAPETAVVHVIPAPLESSVSYGGGTAAGPAAILEASTQLELWNGRSCPGEAGLYTAPAVNCSDNTETALAEIESAVSYALECGAAPFVIGGEHTVTLGALRALKKAYGTFGIVQFDAHADLRPSYEGNPLSHACVMRRAVDDLELPVFQLGVRALCVEEAEFRMGSNLVKHIDARELYLSGIPEKLLPDDFPEKIYISFDVDGLDPSVIRATGTPVPGGILWHDALTLMEKAIMGRHIIGADVVELAPQAGDHASDFAATQLAYELIGHCVEHGRKGEKL from the coding sequence ATGAATAATCATTTTCTTGCCGGCGAAATTCCCAACTGCGCCCCGGAAACAGCCGTTGTGCACGTTATTCCCGCGCCGCTGGAGAGTTCGGTTTCATACGGAGGAGGCACTGCCGCCGGACCTGCTGCAATACTGGAAGCCTCCACACAGCTGGAGCTCTGGAACGGCAGATCATGCCCCGGAGAGGCCGGTTTATATACCGCCCCGGCTGTGAACTGCTCCGACAACACCGAGACCGCACTTGCAGAGATAGAATCCGCTGTGAGCTATGCGCTGGAATGCGGTGCCGCTCCGTTCGTTATCGGGGGTGAGCACACGGTTACGCTTGGCGCGCTCAGGGCCTTGAAAAAAGCATACGGCACTTTCGGCATAGTCCAGTTCGATGCTCATGCGGACCTGCGCCCAAGCTACGAAGGCAACCCGCTGAGCCATGCGTGCGTAATGCGCCGGGCAGTGGACGATCTTGAGCTTCCGGTCTTTCAGTTGGGTGTCCGGGCCTTGTGCGTGGAAGAAGCCGAATTCCGCATGGGCAGCAACCTTGTTAAGCATATAGATGCCCGCGAACTTTATCTCAGCGGAATTCCTGAAAAACTGCTCCCGGACGATTTTCCGGAAAAAATATACATTTCCTTTGATGTGGACGGTCTTGATCCCTCGGTAATCAGGGCCACCGGCACCCCCGTTCCCGGCGGAATTCTCTGGCACGACGCGCTTACGCTCATGGAAAAAGCAATAATGGGGCGGCACATAATCGGTGCTGACGTGGTAGAACTCGCCCCGCAGGCGGGCGACCATGCCTCGGATTTCGCTGCAACACAGTTGGCTTACGAACTGATCGGTCATTGCGTGGAGCATGGAAGGAAAGGCGAGAAGCTGTAG
- the rpmA gene encoding 50S ribosomal protein L27, with amino-acid sequence MAHKKAGGSSKNGRDSNAQRRGVKRFGGQEVLAGNILVRQVGTKIHPGKNVGTGKDWTLFALVDGTVEYEKYIRKNRVKTRVNIVPAEA; translated from the coding sequence ATGGCTCATAAGAAAGCGGGCGGAAGCTCTAAAAACGGTCGCGACAGTAACGCCCAAAGACGTGGCGTAAAACGCTTCGGCGGCCAGGAAGTTCTTGCAGGGAATATCCTTGTTCGCCAGGTTGGAACCAAAATCCATCCCGGCAAAAACGTAGGTACCGGTAAAGACTGGACCTTGTTCGCTCTCGTTGACGGTACTGTGGAGTACGAAAAGTACATCCGCAAAAACCGCGTGAAGACCAGAGTAAACATCGTTCCTGCAGAAGCCTAG
- a CDS encoding ComF family protein: MQTQFPLSIPFKTASAILRRIFGDRRCVLCRSVYTGESPLCPRCLALLTAEQAETSLSRQHPESSYNSENPAHAFSKVYSCGSYTGILRDMILAWKFNGRTEFGSVFRGMIAESADRIGRDCRPELIVPVPLHPSRLRKRGFNQSLVLAKYISAFSDSPLDKKSLARVRKTIPQSSLSGDERRENLHGAFAAEHHAFSGKRILLVDDVFTTGSTVGECARTMLEAGAEEINVLVLARARRNDSTLNTIHSFGNGI, from the coding sequence ATGCAGACGCAGTTCCCCCTCTCAATACCGTTCAAAACAGCTTCGGCAATCCTACGCCGTATATTCGGCGACAGACGCTGCGTCCTGTGCAGGTCCGTTTATACCGGCGAATCACCGCTTTGCCCCCGGTGTCTGGCACTGCTGACAGCAGAACAGGCCGAAACTTCACTCTCAAGACAGCATCCTGAGTCATCGTACAACTCTGAAAACCCTGCCCATGCTTTCAGCAAAGTGTATTCGTGCGGAAGCTACACAGGCATCCTGCGGGACATGATTCTGGCATGGAAATTCAACGGCAGAACGGAATTCGGGTCTGTTTTTCGCGGCATGATCGCAGAATCTGCGGACAGAATCGGCAGGGACTGCCGCCCGGAACTGATAGTCCCAGTTCCGCTGCACCCTTCCAGACTCAGAAAAAGAGGGTTCAATCAGAGCCTTGTGCTGGCGAAGTATATTTCCGCCTTCTCAGACTCTCCGCTGGATAAAAAATCACTCGCCCGCGTAAGGAAGACCATTCCGCAAAGCTCGCTTTCCGGAGATGAAAGAAGGGAAAATCTTCACGGGGCCTTTGCCGCCGAACACCATGCCTTTTCCGGAAAGCGGATACTGCTTGTGGATGACGTATTCACCACCGGTTCAACTGTCGGAGAATGCGCCCGAACCATGCTTGAAGCCGGGGCTGAAGAAATCAATGTTCTTGTGCTCGCCAGAGCCCGAAGAAATGACTCGACACTCAATACCATTCATTCTTTTGGTAACGGAATTTAA
- the obgE gene encoding GTPase ObgE, translating into MRFIDEATITVRSGKGGNGCVAFRRERFIPKGGPSGGDGGRGGSLVFRASPKLLTLYDFRLKRVYEAKNGQPGMGSDKYGRAADDLIIDLPMGTLVFEVNPEDGTEKLIIDLTEEGKEVVICKGGDGGRGNIHFKSSTNQTPRYAEEGFPGEEKRIRLQLKIIADVGLLGLPNAGKSTFISKISAAKPKIAAYPFTTLVPNLGVVENDYGKRLVIADIPGLIEGASEGQGLGHRFLKHVERTRFLVHILSAEDLGMDDPFAGFNMLDEELRLFDDDLAAKTQIRVINKIDLLSEEDLSDLKAKAAAAGHKIFFISALHSDGLAELLTEMWDRFTAMNQEETDEQDREQD; encoded by the coding sequence ATGAGATTCATAGACGAAGCAACAATAACTGTCCGCTCCGGCAAAGGCGGAAACGGCTGTGTAGCCTTCCGCAGAGAGCGGTTCATCCCCAAGGGCGGCCCCAGCGGCGGGGACGGAGGAAGGGGCGGAAGCCTTGTTTTTCGGGCCAGTCCCAAACTTCTGACCCTGTACGACTTCCGCCTGAAAAGAGTCTACGAAGCCAAGAACGGCCAGCCCGGCATGGGTAGCGACAAGTACGGCAGGGCTGCGGACGACCTGATCATCGACCTGCCCATGGGAACTCTCGTCTTTGAAGTGAATCCCGAAGACGGGACCGAAAAACTCATTATCGACCTGACCGAGGAAGGCAAGGAAGTTGTCATCTGCAAGGGCGGTGACGGCGGACGTGGAAACATCCACTTCAAATCCTCCACCAACCAGACCCCGCGCTATGCCGAGGAAGGTTTTCCCGGAGAGGAAAAACGCATCCGCCTGCAGCTTAAAATCATTGCCGATGTAGGTCTGCTCGGCCTTCCGAACGCGGGCAAATCCACATTCATATCCAAAATTTCCGCTGCCAAGCCGAAAATAGCAGCCTACCCGTTCACCACACTTGTTCCGAATCTCGGCGTAGTGGAAAACGATTACGGGAAAAGGCTGGTCATAGCAGACATCCCCGGACTCATCGAGGGAGCCAGCGAAGGCCAGGGACTTGGGCATCGCTTCCTGAAGCACGTGGAACGGACCAGATTTCTGGTTCATATCCTGAGTGCCGAAGATCTCGGAATGGATGATCCGTTTGCGGGATTCAACATGCTCGACGAGGAGTTGCGTCTTTTCGACGATGATCTCGCAGCCAAAACTCAGATCAGGGTAATCAACAAGATAGACCTGCTCTCGGAAGAAGACCTGTCCGATCTGAAGGCCAAGGCAGCCGCAGCAGGACATAAAATATTTTTCATATCCGCACTCCACAGCGACGGGCTTGCTGAACTCCTGACCGAAATGTGGGACAGATTCACCGCTATGAATCAAGAGGAAACAGATGAACAGGATCGGGAACAGGATTAA